DNA from Conexivisphaera calida:
TCACCGTGTCCCTCAACGGGCACTCCGTCCTCGCGGAGTTCCCGCTGGTCGTCTACTCGAAGGACAACAAGATCATCAGGCAGCTGCCCTTCTACATACCCGAGAACGTGAGGCGCTGGAAGATAAAGACGAGCAGGAGGGGTACGTTCGAGAGGCCCCGGAAGGCTTCCAGCTACCCGGTCTCCTTCGCGTGGAGGCAGAGGGTCTACTCCCCCACGAGGGTGAGGTACCCGCTCAAGAGGGTGGACTGGAGCCCCGAGGCCAGGAACACGCAGAACAGGGGCAAGAGCAAGTTCGTCAGGATAAGCTGGAAGGAGGCCATAGAGATAGTGGCCAGCGAGATAGAGAGGGTGAAGAAGGTCTACGGCGACACGAGCGTCGTGCTCGTGCAGGCCGACGGCCACGGCCAGTCAGGCTTCCTGCACAGCGTCCACTTCTGGGGCCATCACCTCTTCAACGCGCTCGGCACCGGCTGGATCCATCAGAACAGGAACCCGGACAGCTGGGAGGGCTACTACTGGGGGACGAAGCACGTCTGGGGCTTCGACCAGCCCGTGGGGAGGCCCCCCAACGACGCCGTCTGGGACGACGTGTTCGAGAACGCCGAGATGATAGTGATGAGCGGCGCCGACCCGCTCACGACCACGGACGCGTGGAACAACTTCCTGGGAACGCAGTTCATGCGCTGGATAAAGCAGGCAGGTATGAAGGTCGTGGCGATATCGCCCGAGCTGAACTACACGAACGCGGTCTTCGCGGACAAGTGGATACCGATAAGGCCCACCACCGACGCGGCGCTCTACTTCGCGATAGCGTACCTCTGGCTCCAGTGGGGGACCTACGACAGGAAGTTCCTGGAGACCCACACCGTGGGGTTCGAGGAGTTCAGGAAGTACATACTGGGGGAGGAGGACGGGACCCCGAAGACGCCCGAGTGGGCGGAGAGGATAACCGGCGTGCCAGTCGAGACGATAAAGGCGCTCGCCAGGGCGTGGGCGAAGAAGAAGACGACGCTCGCCATCCACTACGGCGGCGCCAAGATAAGGGGGATCGCGTCGCACCTGCCGGCGAGGGCCGAGGCGTACGTCATGATGATGCAGGGGCTCGGCGCCCCCGGGAGGCAGTTCGCCAGGTTCCAGCTTCCGGCGTTCACGCTGACCGGGAACCAGGTGCTCGGCACCCTGCCCAGCTACCCGGAGGTCACGAAGGAGGGCGCGCCCGTCAACCCGGTCATGTCCTACTCGTACGAGCTCGTGCCGGGCGAGCCCATATATCCATCGCCGAAGGGTGTGATACCCCTCATCAAGACGCTCGTGCCGGACGCGATCCTGAATCCGCCGGTCGAGTGGTACAGCTCCGGATCCATCATAGCGCCGACTCAGGACCAGTTCAACAAGTACAGGTTCCCGCCGAACGAGAAGCACCCCGGAGTGCGCATGATATGGAACGAGAACTCCAGCGCCCTCACGTGCTGGAACGACGCCTGGAGGTGGACGGAGGCGTTCAGGAGCCCCACCGTCGAGTTCATAGTGACGATACACCCGTGGCTCGAGAACGACGGCTACTTCTCCGACCTGGTGCTCCCCGCGCAGACCGTGTACGAGCACGAGGACCTGGTGAGCGCGAGGTGGGCCGACATGGTGACGATCTACTTCCAGGACAGGGTGGTGGACCCCGTCGGTGAGTCGAAGAGCGACTACGAGATACACAAGATGGTGGCCGACAGGCTGGGGGTTGGCAAGGTCAGGCCGGGATTCAACTGGCCGACCGAGGAGTGGTTCCCCGAGCCCGAGAAGTTCCTCAGGACCATGTACGAGAAGACGCTGGCGTACAAGAAGTACGGGATAAGCTGGGAGGAGTTCAAGACGAAGAGGAAGATAGTGGTGTACGACGCGCCGACCCCGGAGGAGTGGGACAGGATAAAGAACACCGTGGAGATGATACCGGGCGCGCCGGTGAAGAGCGGGCTGAGGTGGTACTACGAGCTGCCCGAGGGAAGGGGGCTGAACACGAAGAGCGGGAAGCTCGAGTTCGTCTCGGGCTGGCTGAAGGACTACTTCCCGAACGACAGGATAAGGCCCCCGCTGGCCAGGTGGGTGGAGCACGACGAGCTCCCGACGTCCCCGAAGACCAAGAAGTACCCATTGCAGGTGATGTCCAACCACCCGAGGTGGAGGCACCACGCGCAGGGAGATGACATGCCGTGGATAAGGGAGATACGGACCGCCAAGATAAAGGGCCCCGATGGATACTACTACGAGCCCCTGTGGATAAACCCGAAGGACGCCGCGAAGAGGGGGATAAAGCACGGCGACATAGTGAGGGTGTACAACGACAATGGCTCCGTCCTGGGCGCCGCGTTCGTGACCGAGAGGATGAAGGAGGGAGTGGTGTACATGGACCACGGATCGAAGTTCGACCCGATATCGCTCGAGGACAGGATAGACAGGGGAGGCGCGATAGACCTGATCGCGCCCTCGACCAAGTGGGTGTACGACAAGTACCAGCCGGGGCCCGTGATAGCGCCGGAGATGCCGGTCAGCGGATACCTCGTGGAGGTGGAGAAGGTGGACATAGAGGAGCTTAAGAGGAAGTACCCGGAGGCGTTCAGGAGGACGGAGAAGATGAACGCAGCCTTCGGCCCGGGATACGAGTCCTGGGTCATGGGGGACGAGGTGAGGAGGTGAGACCATGTCCAAGATGATGGTCATAGACGTGGCGAAGTGCACCGGGTGCTACCTGTGCCAGCTCGCGTGCAAGGACGAGCACGTCGGGAACGACTGGGAGCCCTACGCGAAGTCACAGCCGGAGATAGGCCAGTTCTGGATGAAGGTCAACGAGATGGAGAGGGGCAGCGGGTCCTTCACCAGGATGAGCTACATACCGACGCTCTGCGCCCACTGCGACAACGCCCCCTGCATGAACGTGTGCCCGGAGAACGCCATATACAAGAGGGAGGACGGCGCCGTCATAATAGATCCCGCGAAGTGCAACGGATGCGCGGAGTTCGGCTACGAGCCGCTCTGCCAGAAGGCGTGCCCCTACGGAGTCATCTACTTCAACGAGGACCTGAAGATAGCCCAGAAGTGCACCTGGTGCGAGCACCTGCTGGAGAACGGGTGGAAGGAGCCCAGGTGCGCTGACGCGTGCCCGACAGAGGCGATAAAGTTCGGCGACGAGAACGACCCCGAGATGAAGGAGCTCCTGAAGGAGGCGAAGCCGCTCCACCCCGAGGTGGACGTGAAGCCTCGCGTGCTCTACGTGAACCTGCCGAAGCCCTACATAGCGGGCACCCTCGTGGATCCATCCGCGAGGGACGTGATAGAGGGCGCATCGATAACCGCCACGGACGTCGTCAGCGGGGACAAGTTCGAGGTCACCAGCGACGAGTTTGGCGACTTCTGGCTGAGGAACCTGGAGTGGAACCACAAGTACCTCGTGAAGGTGGAGAAGGACGGGTACTCGCCCAGGACGCTCGGCGTGATATCCACCGAGAAGGACGTGGCCCTGGGCCACGTGGAGCTCCGCAGGGAAGCCTGACCGGATAGAATCGGATCCCGCGCTTCATTTTCATTTCTTTTCATTCATCGCATGTATTTGCTACTGGATGGTCCATTCCCATCGGTCACCGAGGGCCGCCCAGCACCCAATTCCCGGCGCCGATTTCACTCCAGGATGCGCGTGTGAATGCGTATCATGCAGTGGGGCTCGCGGTGGAAGTCCGGGAATCCGACCAACTGGTTGGTCCGGCGAATCGCGCGTTCACATTGATCCCTTTATAGCCGCGGGCGAAAATCGACATATGGAGACGTTGACCCCGGAGCTCTACGACGTGATGGTGAGGATAGTGGGCGACAAGGTCAAGGGCATAAAGGTGACCAGGGGTAGTCATAATAGCGGAGTCCAGTCCAGGATCCATGTATCGGACGTGGAGAGGTTCAACGAGCTGCTCTCGGGCGCCAGGGACTCCGTGGGTGGAACTGAGGTGATAGGAGTGCTGTTCGGGTACGTGATATACCCGGACGCGAAGGAGAGGGCGCAGAAGCTGGGGATCCACGTGGTCGCCTCCTGCGAGAGGTAGCACCGCTGCGGCCCGAGGACATCCGTCGGAGACCAAAATAGTCCCGGGTCCACCATCCGGGAGGTAAACCCGGAATTGAATTCTGAGTCTGAGCGCTGAATCGAGATTGAATTGGAGCTCTGATCCATGTTCTAGCAAAAATAAGAGAGTATTCCCGAACTATCGGACATCCACGGTCCCGGTCCGGATTCCACTCGCGGTCTCCGGGAGAAGGATCACCGCCGCTGCGCCCACCAGCCAGAGCGCGGCGAACGTCCAGAGCGAGGCCCCGAAGGCTATCAGCGCGGGGACGTATGGACCCAGTATCATGCCCACCCTGGCCATGGACGTGCAGGATCCCGTCGCCGAGGCGCGGTTGGCGTCCCCGAACAGCTCCGGCGTGTACGCGTATATGACGCCCCATGCGCCTACGTTGAAGAAGTTGAGCGCGCCTCCGAAGATCACCAGGAGGAGCGCGGAGCTCGCGAACGAGAAGCCGATCGCCGAGGCGGCGGATATCACCATGTATGAGATGAATGTGGGCCTCCTGCCGATCCTCTCCACCAGATAGGCGGCGCTGAAGTAGCCGGGCACCTGGAGGATGGTCATCACGAGGAAGTACTCGAACGACTCCAGGAGGGGGAAGCCCCTGCCAACGAGCACCGATGGAACCCAGAGGGCGAACCCGTAGTAGCCGAAGGCTATGGCGAACCATGCGACCCACGCCGGGAACAGCCTGCGGTGCTCACTGCCCAGGAGCGAGCGGAACGATGGCCTCTCCGCTGTGTGGCGCGACTCCGGGATGCCCCTCCTTATCACGACGGCGTAGAGCGCCGTGGCCGCAAGCGCCCACATCAGCATTGAGTACCCGGTGATCGGGAGCACGAAGCTGGCCAGCACTCCGGCCGCTATTGTCCCGTACGACCAGAAGCTCTCCAGAAGGACCACGTTGGTCCCCCTCTGCTCCGGCCTCGACAGCTCCGACACCAGGGTCGAGACGACTGGCAGCTCGCCCCCCAGTCCGAGCCCCATCAGGAACCTGACGACCATGAGCGGCAGCGGGGAGGTGAAGAAGCCCATGGCGGCGGCCATCACGCTGTACACGAGAAGCGTCGTCATGAACGCCCTCCTCCTCCCGAACGAGTCCGCGAGCCTGCCGAACACCATGGCTCCCACGAGGAGCCCCACGTTGTTCGCCAGCATGACGTATGCCTCGTCCACTGTGGCCCATCCGTAGTGGACCCTGAGGTATGCCAGCACGTAGGAGAGGAGCAGAACGTCCATCGCGTCGAAGAGCCACCCTATGCCGCCCGCGAGGAGCAGCCTGGTCCTCGAGATACCCTTTTGAGGAACAATCGTTCCCATTTTCGCGGGGGATGACGGCAGGTCATATTTATGAATTTCGTGAAGGAACACGTGCGCGCACCCTCTACACGTTCTGCGATGCGTGCAACCACATCCCATTCTGCGGCGTCGGCGTCCGGGTGGAGGACGGGGCGCCTAGAGGGCTGAGCGCCTGGCCGGGACATCTGAACAGGCCGTGCGCCAAGGCGTACGCGACGCTCGAGGAGCAGGGCAGTCCGCTCAGGCTCACCCATCCCATGGTGAGGACCTCCCCGAAGGGATCCCGGGATCCGGGCTGGAGGAGGATTGGGTGGGACGAGGCCTATCGCCTGATCGCCGGGAGGCTGAGGGAGGTGCGCGAGAGGCACGGCCCCGACTCGGTGATGTTCTACGCCGGGAACCCGAAGGAGATGAGGCTCCCGCTCTCCAGGCTCGCCTCGGCGTTCGGATCCGCCAACTTCGCCACGGAGGACTCGCTCTGCTACAAGCTGCACGTCCTGGCATCGCTTCTGCTCTTCGGCGTGGTGATACCCGCCTACACGTCGCTGGATGGCGCCAGGTCCGTCCTCCTCTGGGGCGCGAACCCGGCCGCCAGCAGGCCGTACATGCTGCCCGGACTCCTGAGGATGAGGGCGCGCGGGGCCCG
Protein-coding regions in this window:
- a CDS encoding molybdopterin-dependent oxidoreductase, which codes for MVAGYTEAVSALSKGSDVVRPGGQLLRRLSPEEAQELRNQGIKVSYVTVSLNGHSVLAEFPLVVYSKDNKIIRQLPFYIPENVRRWKIKTSRRGTFERPRKASSYPVSFAWRQRVYSPTRVRYPLKRVDWSPEARNTQNRGKSKFVRISWKEAIEIVASEIERVKKVYGDTSVVLVQADGHGQSGFLHSVHFWGHHLFNALGTGWIHQNRNPDSWEGYYWGTKHVWGFDQPVGRPPNDAVWDDVFENAEMIVMSGADPLTTTDAWNNFLGTQFMRWIKQAGMKVVAISPELNYTNAVFADKWIPIRPTTDAALYFAIAYLWLQWGTYDRKFLETHTVGFEEFRKYILGEEDGTPKTPEWAERITGVPVETIKALARAWAKKKTTLAIHYGGAKIRGIASHLPARAEAYVMMMQGLGAPGRQFARFQLPAFTLTGNQVLGTLPSYPEVTKEGAPVNPVMSYSYELVPGEPIYPSPKGVIPLIKTLVPDAILNPPVEWYSSGSIIAPTQDQFNKYRFPPNEKHPGVRMIWNENSSALTCWNDAWRWTEAFRSPTVEFIVTIHPWLENDGYFSDLVLPAQTVYEHEDLVSARWADMVTIYFQDRVVDPVGESKSDYEIHKMVADRLGVGKVRPGFNWPTEEWFPEPEKFLRTMYEKTLAYKKYGISWEEFKTKRKIVVYDAPTPEEWDRIKNTVEMIPGAPVKSGLRWYYELPEGRGLNTKSGKLEFVSGWLKDYFPNDRIRPPLARWVEHDELPTSPKTKKYPLQVMSNHPRWRHHAQGDDMPWIREIRTAKIKGPDGYYYEPLWINPKDAAKRGIKHGDIVRVYNDNGSVLGAAFVTERMKEGVVYMDHGSKFDPISLEDRIDRGGAIDLIAPSTKWVYDKYQPGPVIAPEMPVSGYLVEVEKVDIEELKRKYPEAFRRTEKMNAAFGPGYESWVMGDEVRR
- a CDS encoding 4Fe-4S dicluster domain-containing protein, translated to MSKMMVIDVAKCTGCYLCQLACKDEHVGNDWEPYAKSQPEIGQFWMKVNEMERGSGSFTRMSYIPTLCAHCDNAPCMNVCPENAIYKREDGAVIIDPAKCNGCAEFGYEPLCQKACPYGVIYFNEDLKIAQKCTWCEHLLENGWKEPRCADACPTEAIKFGDENDPEMKELLKEAKPLHPEVDVKPRVLYVNLPKPYIAGTLVDPSARDVIEGASITATDVVSGDKFEVTSDEFGDFWLRNLEWNHKYLVKVEKDGYSPRTLGVISTEKDVALGHVELRREA
- a CDS encoding MFS transporter, which gives rise to MGTIVPQKGISRTRLLLAGGIGWLFDAMDVLLLSYVLAYLRVHYGWATVDEAYVMLANNVGLLVGAMVFGRLADSFGRRRAFMTTLLVYSVMAAAMGFFTSPLPLMVVRFLMGLGLGGELPVVSTLVSELSRPEQRGTNVVLLESFWSYGTIAAGVLASFVLPITGYSMLMWALAATALYAVVIRRGIPESRHTAERPSFRSLLGSEHRRLFPAWVAWFAIAFGYYGFALWVPSVLVGRGFPLLESFEYFLVMTILQVPGYFSAAYLVERIGRRPTFISYMVISAASAIGFSFASSALLLVIFGGALNFFNVGAWGVIYAYTPELFGDANRASATGSCTSMARVGMILGPYVPALIAFGASLWTFAALWLVGAAAVILLPETASGIRTGTVDVR